One Thermodesulfobacteriota bacterium DNA window includes the following coding sequences:
- a CDS encoding NAD(+)/NADH kinase, with the protein MRIGIIGKTNIEKTYDIVRDLCRWFRERGVEVILESGIADKLRRKNSAPAPEIPGLVDIILVFGGDGTFLGVARLACEHGTPILGVNLGGLGFLTEITVDEIYPMMERILSGDYEIEDRCMLRTTVRRGKTRAKHYEVLNDVVINKEAEARIIDLEIYIEGSHVTTYKADGIILSTPTGSTAYSLSAGGPIVHPALPVTIITPICPHTLTNRPLVVSNEMKVEIKITTQQPDTYLTLDGQIGMRLRTGDVIEVRRSDTLVKLIKSPFRDYFTILKTKLMWGERYGKING; encoded by the coding sequence TTGAGAATCGGAATAATAGGGAAGACGAATATAGAAAAGACCTACGATATCGTCAGGGACCTCTGCAGATGGTTCAGGGAGAGGGGGGTCGAGGTGATACTCGAAAGCGGGATCGCGGACAAGCTCCGCAGAAAGAACTCCGCGCCCGCCCCAGAGATACCGGGGCTCGTCGACATAATACTCGTGTTCGGAGGGGACGGGACGTTCCTCGGAGTGGCGAGGCTCGCGTGCGAGCACGGGACGCCGATCCTGGGAGTAAACCTCGGCGGACTCGGGTTTCTCACGGAGATCACTGTCGACGAAATATATCCGATGATGGAGAGGATACTGAGCGGCGACTACGAGATAGAGGACCGCTGCATGCTCAGGACTACCGTCAGGAGGGGCAAAACAAGAGCGAAGCACTATGAGGTGCTGAACGATGTTGTAATCAACAAAGAGGCCGAAGCGCGGATCATAGACCTCGAAATTTATATCGAGGGCTCGCACGTGACGACGTATAAAGCGGACGGCATAATCCTCTCTACTCCTACAGGCTCGACCGCCTATTCCCTCTCGGCGGGAGGGCCGATAGTGCATCCGGCGCTGCCCGTCACCATAATCACCCCGATCTGTCCCCATACGCTCACAAACAGGCCGCTCGTGGTCTCGAACGAAATGAAGGTCGAGATAAAGATCACCACACAGCAGCCTGACACGTATCTCACGCTCGACGGCCAGATCGGCATGAGACTCAGGACCGGAGACGTAATAGAAGTAAGGAGATCCGATACACTCGTCAAGCTGATCAAGTCCCCTTTCAGGGACTACTTTACGATCCTGAAGACCAAGCTCATGTGGGGAGAGAGATATGGCAAGATCAACGGATGA
- the prfB gene encoding peptide chain release factor 2 (programmed frameshift) yields MFGENKEQIQELKKRLVVLGEFLDLPGKNLRLKELEEITGREGFWNNAEKAQEILREQARIKSTLESLKRLNRDLEDVEVLEELSIEEEDEAAAREAGEKLSEIKSRVETLEFKRILGEPDDERNAIVSINAGAGGTEAQDWAEMLLRMYLRYAELNGYTTEFIEYQEGDEAGMKSATFLVKGDYAFGYLKGESGVHRLVRISPFDANKRRHTSFASVFVSPEIDESIEVEIEEKDLRVDTYRASGAGGQHVNKTDSAIRITHFPTGIVVSCQNERSQHQNRATAMKILKARLYELEKEKQREKIDELHATKKEIGWGSQIRSYVLHPYRMIKDHRTGYETGNVEPVLDGDLSEFIKAYLLMQAGEKQN; encoded by the exons ATGTTTGGAGAAAATAAAGAGCAAATACAAGAGCTTAAGAAGAGACTAGTAGTCCTGGGAGAGTTTCTT GACCTGCCGGGAAAGAACCTGCGCTTAAAGGAGCTGGAAGAGATAACGGGAAGGGAGGGTTTCTGGAACAATGCCGAAAAGGCGCAGGAAATCCTGAGGGAGCAGGCCCGCATCAAGAGCACGCTCGAGAGCCTTAAGAGGCTCAACCGCGACCTCGAGGACGTGGAGGTGCTGGAGGAGCTTTCCATAGAGGAGGAAGACGAGGCGGCGGCAAGGGAGGCCGGCGAGAAGCTTTCGGAAATAAAGAGCCGGGTCGAAACGCTGGAATTCAAACGCATACTCGGCGAGCCCGACGACGAGAGGAACGCGATCGTCTCGATCAATGCGGGAGCCGGGGGCACGGAGGCCCAGGACTGGGCGGAGATGCTCCTCAGGATGTATCTCAGATACGCCGAGCTTAACGGATATACGACCGAATTCATAGAATACCAGGAGGGGGACGAAGCAGGCATGAAGAGCGCCACGTTCCTCGTAAAAGGCGATTACGCATTCGGCTACCTTAAGGGGGAAAGCGGGGTGCACAGACTGGTCAGGATATCGCCGTTCGACGCGAACAAGAGGAGGCATACGTCGTTCGCCTCGGTGTTCGTATCCCCAGAGATAGACGAGAGCATAGAGGTAGAGATAGAGGAGAAGGACCTGAGGGTGGATACATACAGGGCGAGCGGAGCGGGCGGACAGCATGTCAACAAGACCGATTCCGCGATAAGGATAACCCATTTCCCGACGGGCATAGTCGTGAGCTGCCAGAACGAGCGCTCCCAGCACCAGAACCGGGCTACAGCCATGAAAATCCTGAAGGCGAGGCTGTACGAGCTGGAGAAAGAGAAGCAGAGGGAAAAGATTGACGAGCTTCACGCTACTAAAAAGGAGATCGGCTGGGGCAGCCAGATACGCTCCTATGTGCTCCACCCGTACAGGATGATCAAGGACCACAGGACCGGGTACGAGACCGGGAACGTGGAGCCCGTTCTCGACGGGGACCTGAGCGAGTTTATAAAAGCCTATCTCCTCATGCAGGCGGGGGAGAAACAGAACTGA
- a CDS encoding PAS domain S-box protein, whose protein sequence is MKGKFRHETSRDADAAMALQGFVESVDPSPGDVLPSAADNEKNGGTVQFLFGLLENAPDVIFSLTPEGIFTYINPAFETLTGWERDIWIGRPFSDLLVDADGAKLSHNTLGFENGDRKKVFDSYVLVNGGGSLSAEVSLSFRMKGDKVTGVVGSMRDNAGRSLSDEERALREKRIRSLYEISAEPGVGIDTQIVETLKKGAEMLSMEIAGVGRITGGICTAVYCYDETGRLTQGLECDLVKTFCKITLANDDVFAVDNVGESEYKNEEFYRVFGFESYIGVPLRINGRVFGTLNFASPDPRKEPFTEPDKDFVRLMGRWISTKIERKEAEDMLKEKEELYRTLVENAHDLILEILYDGRIMYASSNHKEILGYEPGELLGKNAFELMHPEDRSAIMSAFIQGFGRGAAGRGVYRYMHKDGEWRWFEATGKPFRTRTGEIRAIIDTREITERKKAEERIQESLRQKESLLREIHHRVKNSLQVISSLLSLQSDYAKDEESLSQFYESQNRISTIALIHEKLYQSRNIDEIKMLDYITDLTRNLLRVYKDLGGNIDVQINAYDISIDIDRAIPCGLIINELFSNCLKHAFRFSESEKLYRKARNKVSVEIYSDSDGVLILSVKDNGVGFPEGIDFRNTDTLGLQLVCTLTDQLKGTMELRNDSGTAFNIVFPISAKKTGSHE, encoded by the coding sequence ATGAAGGGCAAATTCAGGCATGAGACCTCTCGCGACGCGGATGCAGCGATGGCGCTTCAGGGTTTCGTTGAGTCCGTTGATCCGAGCCCGGGCGATGTTTTACCGTCAGCCGCCGATAATGAGAAAAACGGCGGTACAGTGCAATTCTTGTTCGGCCTTCTGGAGAACGCGCCCGATGTCATTTTCAGCCTGACCCCGGAAGGCATATTCACCTATATCAACCCCGCTTTCGAAACGCTGACAGGTTGGGAGCGTGACATATGGATAGGGAGGCCGTTCTCGGACCTGCTCGTTGATGCCGACGGAGCTAAATTGTCTCATAACACCCTCGGCTTTGAAAATGGGGACCGAAAAAAGGTTTTTGATTCTTATGTGCTCGTAAACGGCGGCGGCTCCCTGAGCGCCGAGGTGTCCCTATCTTTTCGGATGAAGGGGGATAAAGTAACGGGCGTGGTCGGCTCCATGAGGGACAACGCCGGGAGGAGTCTGTCCGACGAGGAGCGCGCGCTCCGGGAGAAACGCATCAGGTCACTCTACGAGATATCGGCTGAGCCCGGCGTAGGGATCGATACACAGATCGTGGAGACGCTCAAGAAGGGCGCCGAGATGCTGTCCATGGAAATTGCGGGGGTCGGACGGATTACAGGCGGGATTTGCACCGCCGTATACTGCTACGATGAAACGGGCAGGTTGACGCAGGGTCTCGAATGCGATCTGGTAAAAACATTCTGCAAGATTACGCTTGCCAACGACGACGTCTTTGCCGTGGACAATGTCGGAGAGTCGGAATACAAAAATGAAGAGTTCTACAGGGTCTTCGGTTTCGAGTCCTATATCGGCGTGCCTCTGCGCATTAACGGCAGGGTATTCGGGACTCTGAATTTCGCGAGTCCCGATCCACGTAAGGAGCCTTTTACAGAGCCTGACAAGGATTTTGTCAGGCTCATGGGGCGCTGGATCAGCACCAAGATAGAGCGCAAGGAAGCGGAGGACATGCTGAAGGAGAAGGAGGAGCTATACCGCACCCTCGTCGAGAACGCTCATGACCTTATACTCGAGATATTGTACGACGGGCGCATTATGTACGCGAGCTCCAACCACAAAGAGATACTGGGATACGAGCCGGGAGAGCTCCTGGGAAAGAACGCGTTCGAATTGATGCATCCCGAAGACCGCTCAGCCATCATGTCCGCATTTATTCAGGGCTTCGGGAGGGGCGCGGCCGGAAGGGGCGTTTACAGGTACATGCACAAGGACGGAGAGTGGCGCTGGTTCGAGGCCACGGGGAAACCGTTCAGGACTAGGACGGGTGAGATCAGGGCTATAATCGACACGCGCGAGATCACGGAACGGAAGAAAGCGGAAGAGCGGATACAGGAATCGCTCCGGCAGAAGGAGTCCCTTCTCAGGGAAATACATCACAGGGTAAAAAACAGTCTCCAGGTGATATCGAGCCTGCTGAGCCTCCAGTCCGATTATGCGAAAGACGAGGAGTCGCTTTCTCAATTCTATGAGAGCCAGAACAGGATATCCACGATAGCGCTTATACACGAGAAGCTCTACCAATCGAGGAACATAGACGAGATAAAGATGCTCGACTACATTACGGACCTGACGAGGAACCTGCTAAGGGTCTATAAAGACCTCGGCGGGAACATAGACGTTCAGATAAATGCTTACGATATCTCAATAGACATCGACCGTGCTATCCCCTGCGGGCTTATCATCAACGAGCTATTCTCGAATTGCCTCAAACACGCCTTCCGTTTTTCCGAGAGCGAAAAATTGTACCGTAAGGCAAGGAACAAGGTATCGGTGGAGATATATTCCGATTCCGACGGGGTCCTGATTCTCTCCGTAAAGGACAACGGCGTCGGATTTCCCGAGGGTATAGACTTCAGGAACACGGATACTCTGGGCCTTCAGCTCGTCTGTACTCTTACGGATCAGCTGAAAGGGACGATGGAGCTGCGGAATGACTCCGGTACTGCGTTCAACATCGTTTTCCCAATATCCGCGAAGAAGACCGGGAGTCATGAATAA
- a CDS encoding exonuclease SbcCD subunit D, which translates to MRKIRFIHLSDIHIGLQTHGRLNPSTGYNTRLEDILACLDHVLETAARESADLILIAGDVFHRENPLPAEEIEFARRIGKAAGRDGARVVIVLGNHDYSSSASGASAVEIFPALDIGGVTIARKPEVIRVETKSGTVQVACLPWAGRGALLTREEYRSLSSGEIQAEIERRLIGIIHSLAGKTDPKDPAVLLAHVAARGARLSGTETDTLSTSDPVVPVTSLADPAFQYVALGHIHGFQDLNGGNAPPVVYSGSIERIDFSEEKEKKGFVLGEISESEKGWRCAYEFRETPARRFITIDLGEIDADRRELPLPDLLSHRDTGGAVVRVRYEVGSPGEEVDEREIRSALGDAQTLRIERVFSKPRKTMRQSELSKTMSVLDALDKYIQSKPELKKIASDMKSAAEKLVREDE; encoded by the coding sequence TTGAGAAAGATAAGGTTCATACACCTTTCCGATATCCATATCGGCCTTCAGACGCACGGCAGGCTGAACCCGTCCACGGGGTATAACACCAGGCTCGAGGACATACTCGCTTGTCTAGATCATGTGCTGGAGACGGCGGCACGGGAATCTGCCGACCTGATACTCATCGCCGGCGACGTGTTCCACAGGGAGAACCCGCTCCCGGCGGAAGAGATAGAATTCGCCCGCAGGATAGGGAAGGCAGCCGGCAGGGACGGGGCCCGCGTCGTGATAGTGCTCGGGAACCATGACTACTCGTCTTCAGCCTCAGGCGCGTCCGCCGTTGAGATCTTCCCCGCGCTTGACATCGGGGGCGTGACAATAGCCAGAAAACCCGAAGTGATCAGGGTAGAAACGAAGAGCGGTACGGTTCAGGTCGCCTGCCTCCCGTGGGCGGGAAGGGGTGCGCTTCTGACGAGGGAGGAGTACAGGTCCCTTTCCTCGGGCGAGATCCAGGCCGAGATCGAGAGGAGGCTCATCGGGATAATCCATAGCCTTGCCGGGAAGACCGACCCGAAAGACCCTGCGGTACTCCTCGCGCACGTGGCGGCGAGGGGGGCCAGGCTGTCCGGCACAGAGACGGACACTCTTTCGACCTCGGATCCCGTCGTTCCGGTTACTTCGCTCGCCGACCCCGCGTTCCAGTATGTCGCCCTCGGGCACATCCACGGGTTTCAGGACCTGAACGGCGGAAACGCGCCCCCGGTGGTTTATTCGGGCAGCATCGAGAGGATAGATTTCTCCGAGGAGAAGGAAAAAAAGGGCTTCGTGCTCGGGGAAATCTCGGAGTCGGAAAAGGGGTGGCGCTGCGCCTACGAATTCAGGGAGACCCCGGCGAGGAGGTTCATCACGATAGATCTCGGAGAGATAGATGCCGACCGGAGGGAGCTCCCTCTACCCGACCTGTTATCTCACAGGGATACCGGGGGAGCCGTGGTCAGGGTGAGGTACGAGGTCGGCAGCCCCGGAGAGGAGGTGGATGAGAGGGAGATAAGGTCTGCCCTCGGAGACGCGCAGACGCTCAGGATTGAGAGGGTCTTCTCCAAGCCCAGGAAAACCATGAGGCAGTCGGAGCTCTCGAAGACGATGAGCGTGCTCGACGCGCTCGACAAGTACATACAGTCGAAGCCCGAGTTGAAAAAGATAGCCTCCGACATGAAGTCCGCAGCCGAGAAGCTTGTAAGGGAAGATGAGTGA
- the glyA gene encoding serine hydroxymethyltransferase, producing MSKLETVDPEIYRAIKAEVERQEYKLELIASENYVSEAVLEALGSVLTNKYAEGLPGKRYYGGCEFVDIAENLARDRAKALFGCDAVNVQPHSGAQANMSVYFACLNPGDTMLGMNLAHGGHLTHGSPVNFSGRLYNVIPYGVTEDTNLIDYSEVRRLALEHKPKLIVAGWSAYPRDIDFAKFREIADETGALLMADIAHPAGLVVAGLYSNPVPHCDFVTTTTHKTLRGPRGGMVMMKESQEKQVNSRVFPGVQGGPLMHVIAAKAVAFKEALEPGFKDYQKQIVRNSKKLGECLTEMGLRLVSGGTDTHLVLVDLRETELTGKIAEETLESAGITVNKNAIPFDPRPPAVTSGIRIGTPAVTTRGMKEKEIEIIADFIKEALNNPGNEKVLSRIRDDVRGLCSQFPVYRHRLI from the coding sequence ATGTCCAAGCTAGAAACTGTCGATCCTGAAATTTACCGCGCAATCAAGGCCGAAGTCGAACGCCAGGAGTACAAACTGGAGCTGATAGCTTCGGAAAATTACGTGAGCGAAGCGGTTCTGGAGGCCCTGGGCTCGGTTCTCACGAACAAGTACGCGGAAGGACTTCCGGGAAAGAGGTACTACGGCGGATGCGAATTCGTGGATATAGCCGAGAACCTGGCAAGGGACAGGGCGAAGGCGCTTTTCGGCTGCGATGCCGTGAACGTACAGCCCCATTCGGGCGCCCAGGCCAATATGTCGGTCTACTTTGCGTGCCTCAATCCGGGGGACACCATGCTGGGAATGAACCTCGCCCACGGCGGCCACCTGACACACGGGAGCCCGGTCAATTTCTCGGGGAGGCTCTATAACGTAATCCCGTACGGGGTCACCGAGGACACGAACCTCATCGACTACAGCGAAGTAAGGAGGCTTGCCCTCGAGCACAAGCCGAAGCTCATCGTCGCCGGGTGGAGCGCGTACCCGAGGGACATCGATTTCGCGAAATTCAGGGAGATAGCTGACGAAACGGGCGCACTCCTCATGGCGGATATAGCGCACCCGGCGGGACTCGTGGTCGCGGGACTCTATTCGAACCCCGTGCCCCATTGCGATTTCGTAACGACGACGACGCACAAGACACTTCGGGGGCCGAGGGGCGGCATGGTGATGATGAAGGAGAGCCAGGAGAAGCAGGTAAACAGCAGGGTGTTCCCCGGGGTGCAGGGGGGGCCTCTCATGCACGTAATCGCCGCAAAGGCGGTTGCATTCAAGGAGGCGCTCGAGCCCGGTTTCAAGGATTATCAGAAGCAGATCGTCAGGAACTCGAAAAAGCTCGGCGAATGCCTCACCGAAATGGGGCTCAGGCTCGTCTCAGGAGGCACAGACACGCACCTCGTTCTCGTAGACCTGAGAGAGACCGAGCTCACCGGGAAGATAGCCGAGGAGACCCTCGAGAGCGCCGGCATTACCGTAAACAAGAACGCCATTCCGTTTGACCCGCGTCCGCCGGCCGTAACGAGCGGTATCAGGATAGGCACGCCCGCCGTCACCACGCGAGGGATGAAAGAAAAAGAGATAGAAATAATCGCCGATTTTATAAAAGAGGCTTTAAACAACCCGGGCAACGAGAAAGTGCTTTCGAGAATCAGGGACGACGTCCGGGG
- a CDS encoding alanine--glyoxylate aminotransferase family protein, which translates to MKNYIFTPGPVAVPSEVLIEMAKPIMHHRTKEFEAIFAEVREGLKYIYDTKQEVFVLAASGTGAMEAAVVNTLSRGDRVLVVNGGKFGERWGKICKAFGLDTQELMVEWGHSVNPADIEKALEKDPSIRAVLVQASETSTGVMHPTKEIADITRHRDDVILIVDGITGVGVFPLPFDEIGIDVMVGGSQKAFMLPPGLSFAAMSEKAWKFNKTSDLPKYYFDFKAALKNAEKNTTPYTPAVTLIIGLAAVLRRFREEGRESMYKRHAKLSLAMREGMKAIGLDIYVKDVPSPALTTVVAPPEIGSSKVIKALAGEFGITVADGQDQAKGVIFRVSHIGDIDKTDTLFFVSAIESVLHKLGYKFNYGAGTKKASEILFGDQ; encoded by the coding sequence GTGAAAAATTACATATTTACTCCGGGGCCGGTGGCCGTCCCAAGCGAAGTCCTGATAGAGATGGCGAAGCCCATCATGCACCACAGAACGAAGGAGTTCGAGGCCATATTCGCAGAGGTGAGAGAGGGTCTCAAATACATATACGATACGAAGCAGGAGGTATTCGTTCTCGCCGCCTCAGGCACGGGCGCGATGGAGGCCGCTGTAGTGAATACGCTCTCCCGCGGCGATAGGGTGCTCGTCGTGAACGGCGGCAAGTTCGGCGAGAGGTGGGGGAAGATATGCAAGGCTTTCGGCCTCGACACGCAGGAGCTTATGGTCGAATGGGGACATTCCGTAAATCCCGCCGATATAGAGAAAGCGCTCGAGAAGGACCCGTCGATACGCGCGGTTCTTGTACAGGCGAGCGAAACCTCGACAGGCGTCATGCACCCGACCAAAGAGATCGCCGATATTACGAGACACAGGGACGACGTGATACTCATAGTCGACGGCATCACCGGCGTGGGCGTGTTCCCGCTCCCCTTCGATGAGATCGGCATAGACGTGATGGTGGGCGGATCGCAGAAGGCGTTCATGCTGCCTCCGGGTCTCTCGTTCGCGGCAATGAGCGAAAAGGCCTGGAAGTTCAACAAGACTTCAGACCTCCCGAAATATTATTTCGATTTCAAAGCCGCGCTAAAGAATGCGGAGAAAAACACTACCCCTTATACCCCGGCCGTCACGCTTATCATAGGGCTTGCCGCCGTGCTCAGGAGGTTCAGGGAAGAGGGTAGGGAGAGCATGTACAAGCGACATGCGAAGCTCTCTCTCGCCATGAGGGAAGGTATGAAGGCGATAGGCCTCGATATATACGTGAAGGACGTTCCGAGCCCCGCGCTCACGACGGTCGTGGCCCCGCCGGAGATAGGCTCCTCCAAGGTCATCAAGGCGCTTGCCGGCGAGTTCGGCATCACTGTAGCCGACGGGCAGGATCAGGCCAAGGGAGTGATATTCCGCGTTTCCCACATAGGCGACATCGACAAGACGGACACCCTCTTCTTCGTGTCGGCGATAGAAAGCGTTCTCCACAAGCTCGGCTATAAATTCAATTACGGGGCCGGGACGAAAAAGGCGTCCGAGATACTGTTCGGAGATCAATAG